From Aedes albopictus strain Foshan chromosome 1, AalbF5, whole genome shotgun sequence, one genomic window encodes:
- the LOC115257902 gene encoding uncharacterized protein LOC115257902: MDADSSENEEIVRLEQLLQDNSTTLEQQSANFEHDLKQYYSLKAEETVVELNFESWKQLYRKQEAELNEKHAKMRDAKLNIWRDREEFCEYAFNFAKEFSMEKSLNRLRRALQDEDSPVERSPNLDIFDTETRSEIDEHVLKVEAVENEIANLQQREAELDKVELEMAPDEETIRRLQVAVGNSASSLEEIEAQIKDIGERTNNESLDETINDKEVRSILKRPSFLTKEIDRKQVRFE; encoded by the exons ATGGACGCTGATTCGTCAGAAAATGAAG AAATCGTACGTCTGGAGCAATTGCTGCAAGACAACTCCACCACGCTGGAACAACAAAGCGCCAATTTTGAGCATGACCTCAAGCAGTACTATTCGCTGAAAGCTGAAGAAACGGTTGTGGAACTGAATTTCGAGAGCTGGAAGCAGCTGTACCGCAAACAGGAAGCCGAACTCAATGAAAAGCACGCCAAAATGCGTGACGCCAAGTTAAACATTTGGCGTGATCGTGAAGAATTCTGCGAGTACGCTttcaattttgccaaggaattttcgatggaaaaaAGCTTGAACCGGCTGAGGCGAGCTTTGCAAGATGAAGACAGCCCCGTTGAGCGCAGCCCGAACCTTGACATATTTGACACCGAAACTCGATCGGAAATAGACGAGCACGTGTTGAAGGTGGAGGCTGTCGAAAATGAGATTGCAAATCTTCAACAGCGAGAAGCTGAACTGGATAAGGTAGAACTAGAGATGGCCCCCGATGAGGAAACTATTCGACGATTGCAGGTAGCGGTGGGAAACTCCGCGAGCAGTCTGGAGGAGATCGAAGCACAAATCAAAGACATCGGTGAACGGACCAACAATGAGTCGCTTGATGAAACAATCAATGACAAGGAAGTTAGGTCGATTTTGAAAAGACCGTCATTCTTGACCAAGGAAATCGATCGAAAGCAAGTACGTTTCGAATAA